The following proteins are encoded in a genomic region of Burkholderia pyrrocinia:
- a CDS encoding putative signal transducing protein has translation MRFKAPDLATAQHWANVLQVAGIGCELHNCYATGALGGLPADACTPELWLDDERDDALARRLLDAASHGPSAGAAPWRCRQCGEALEAQFTACWQCGAVRDPFDD, from the coding sequence ATGCGTTTCAAGGCACCCGATCTCGCGACGGCGCAGCATTGGGCCAACGTGCTTCAGGTGGCCGGCATCGGTTGCGAACTGCATAACTGCTACGCAACCGGCGCGCTCGGCGGCCTGCCCGCCGACGCCTGCACGCCCGAGCTATGGCTCGACGACGAACGCGACGACGCGCTCGCGCGCCGGCTCCTCGATGCCGCATCGCACGGCCCGTCGGCCGGCGCCGCGCCGTGGCGCTGCCGGCAGTGCGGCGAAGCGCTTGAAGCGCAGTTCACGGCGTGCTGGCAATGCGGCGCCGTGCGCGATCCGTTCGACGACTGA
- the rsgA gene encoding ribosome small subunit-dependent GTPase A: MNRPTSRKPAPRASGAQRAEGRVIAAHGRHYIVAPDDGGPMLQCFPRGKKSDIAVGDRIAYEYASADQGVIVEIGERRNLLYRSDQFKSKLFAANLDQLLIVLATEPYFSEDLLGRALIAAEANELKPLVVLNKIDVEAALPVARERLAPYRALGYDVLELSVKGSPDDAHAQLMPHLAGHSTILLGQSGMGKSTLVNLLVPDAEAATREISAALNSGRHTTTFTRLYPLQGGGALIDSPGFQEFGLYHLTEGRLERAFPEFRPLLADCRFYNCHHLHEPGCAILEAVADGRIAPSRHALYAQLVHEASQIVR, translated from the coding sequence ATGAATCGACCGACCTCCCGCAAGCCGGCCCCGCGCGCGTCGGGCGCGCAACGTGCCGAAGGCCGCGTGATCGCGGCGCACGGGCGCCATTACATCGTCGCGCCCGACGACGGCGGCCCGATGCTGCAATGCTTTCCGCGCGGCAAGAAGAGCGACATCGCAGTCGGCGACCGCATCGCGTACGAATACGCGTCGGCCGATCAAGGTGTAATTGTCGAGATCGGCGAACGGCGCAACCTGCTCTACCGTTCCGACCAGTTCAAGTCGAAGCTCTTCGCGGCCAACCTCGACCAGTTGCTGATCGTGCTCGCGACCGAGCCCTATTTCAGCGAGGACCTGCTCGGCCGCGCGCTGATCGCCGCCGAGGCGAACGAGCTGAAGCCGCTCGTCGTGCTGAACAAGATCGACGTCGAGGCCGCGCTGCCGGTCGCGCGCGAGCGCCTCGCACCGTACCGCGCGCTCGGCTACGACGTGCTCGAGCTGTCGGTGAAGGGCTCGCCCGACGACGCGCACGCGCAATTGATGCCGCACCTCGCCGGGCATTCGACGATCCTGCTCGGCCAGTCCGGGATGGGCAAGTCGACGCTCGTGAACCTGCTCGTTCCCGATGCCGAAGCCGCGACGCGCGAGATTTCAGCCGCGCTCAACAGCGGCCGCCACACCACGACGTTCACGCGCCTCTACCCGCTGCAGGGCGGCGGCGCACTGATCGATTCGCCGGGTTTCCAGGAATTCGGCCTCTACCACCTGACGGAAGGCCGTCTCGAGCGCGCATTTCCGGAGTTCCGGCCGCTGCTCGCGGACTGCCGTTTCTATAATTGTCATCATCTGCACGAGCCCGGCTGCGCGATTCTGGAAGCCGTCGCCGACGGCCGCATCGCGCCGTCGCGGCATGCGCTATACGCGCAGCTCGTGCACGAGGCGAGCCAGATCGTCCGCTGA
- a CDS encoding M48 family metallopeptidase: protein MSPFSFTLLFALAVLAMVVTKLWLASRQIRFVAAHRNGVPAQFSATIPLTAHQRAADYTVERTRLTMLEIVVSAAVLVGLTLLGGVGSLDTLLTGWLGRGYGQQVALVAAVLVITSVIDVPFEYYRQFGIEQRFGFNRMTKRLFFTDMLKNSLLGAALGLPLLFVVLWLMNQAGSLWWLWTWIVWVAFQMLVLLIYPTFIAPLFNKFEPLKDDALRSRIESLMKRCGFAAKGLFVMDGSRRSAHGNAYFTGFGASKRIVFFDTLLARLSGQEIEAVLAHELGHFKRRHVMKRMLVSFVLSLVLLALLGWLAQRTWFYTGLGVTPSLDTSNAGAALVLFFLAIPVFLFFATPFSSLTSRKHEFEADAFAASQTDAQDLVSALVKLYEDNASTLTPDPVYTAFYYSHPPASQRIDRLLHA from the coding sequence ATGTCACCCTTTTCGTTCACCCTGCTGTTCGCGCTCGCCGTGCTCGCGATGGTCGTCACCAAGCTGTGGCTCGCGTCGCGGCAGATCCGCTTCGTGGCCGCGCACCGCAACGGCGTGCCTGCGCAGTTCAGTGCAACCATCCCGCTGACCGCCCACCAGCGCGCGGCCGACTATACGGTCGAGCGCACCCGGCTGACGATGCTCGAGATCGTCGTCAGCGCGGCCGTGCTGGTCGGCCTCACGCTGCTCGGCGGCGTCGGCTCGCTCGACACGCTGCTGACTGGCTGGCTCGGCCGCGGCTACGGGCAGCAGGTCGCGCTCGTCGCCGCGGTGCTCGTGATCACGAGCGTGATCGACGTCCCGTTCGAGTATTACCGGCAGTTCGGGATCGAGCAGCGTTTCGGCTTCAACCGGATGACGAAGCGGCTGTTCTTCACCGACATGCTGAAAAACTCGCTGCTCGGCGCCGCGCTCGGCCTGCCGCTGCTGTTCGTCGTGCTGTGGCTGATGAATCAGGCCGGCAGCCTGTGGTGGCTGTGGACCTGGATCGTCTGGGTCGCGTTCCAGATGCTCGTGCTGCTGATCTATCCGACCTTCATCGCACCGCTCTTCAACAAGTTCGAGCCGCTGAAGGACGATGCGCTGCGCTCGCGCATCGAGTCGCTGATGAAGCGCTGCGGCTTCGCGGCGAAGGGGCTGTTCGTGATGGACGGCAGCCGCCGCTCGGCGCACGGCAACGCATACTTCACGGGCTTTGGCGCATCGAAGCGGATCGTGTTCTTCGACACGCTGCTCGCGCGCCTGTCCGGCCAGGAAATCGAGGCCGTGCTCGCGCACGAACTCGGCCACTTCAAGCGCCGCCACGTGATGAAGCGGATGCTCGTGTCGTTCGTGCTGAGCCTCGTGCTGCTCGCGCTGCTCGGCTGGCTCGCGCAACGCACGTGGTTCTATACGGGGCTCGGCGTCACGCCGTCGCTCGACACGAGCAACGCGGGCGCCGCGCTCGTGCTGTTCTTCCTCGCGATTCCCGTGTTCCTGTTCTTCGCGACGCCGTTCAGCAGCCTCACGTCGCGCAAGCACGAATTCGAGGCCGACGCGTTCGCGGCCAGCCAGACCGACGCGCAGGATCTCGTCAGCGCGCTCGTGAAGCTCTATGAGGACAACGCGTCGACGCTGACACCCGACCCCGTCTACACGGCCTTCTACTACTCGCATCCGCCCGCATCGCAACGGATCGACCGCCTGCTGCACGCATGA
- the orn gene encoding oligoribonuclease, translated as MTDTAASASQPALVRNELNLVWLDMEMTGLDPDNDRIIEIAVVVTNSTLDVAVEGPVFAIHQSDETLAKMDDWNKSTHGRSGLIERVRASTVTEAEAAAQLQAFLAQYVSPGKSPMCGNSICQDRRFMARWMPEFERFFHYRNLDVSTLKELCRRWQPAIYKGFQKRAMHTALADIHESIDELKYYREHFLIPAASASASAGESAPAA; from the coding sequence ATGACCGATACCGCCGCTTCCGCCAGCCAGCCCGCGCTCGTGCGCAACGAGTTGAACCTCGTCTGGCTCGACATGGAGATGACGGGCCTCGACCCGGATAACGACCGCATCATCGAGATCGCGGTCGTCGTGACCAATTCCACGCTCGACGTCGCTGTCGAAGGGCCGGTGTTCGCGATCCACCAGAGCGACGAAACACTCGCGAAGATGGACGACTGGAACAAGTCGACGCACGGCCGCTCGGGCCTGATCGAGCGCGTGCGCGCATCGACCGTGACCGAGGCGGAAGCCGCCGCGCAGCTGCAGGCGTTCCTCGCGCAGTACGTGTCGCCCGGCAAGTCGCCGATGTGCGGCAACTCGATCTGCCAGGACCGCCGCTTCATGGCGCGCTGGATGCCGGAATTCGAGCGTTTCTTCCACTACCGCAACCTCGACGTCAGCACGCTCAAGGAACTGTGCCGTCGTTGGCAGCCCGCGATCTACAAGGGTTTCCAGAAGCGCGCGATGCACACGGCGCTCGCGGACATCCACGAGTCGATCGACGAGCTGAAGTACTACCGCGAGCATTTCCTGATTCCGGCCGCGTCGGCGTCAGCGTCGGCAGGCGAGTCCGCGCCGGCTGCCTGA
- the mog gene encoding molybdopterin adenylyltransferase — MTTTKPDHPDALVVGLVSISDRASTGVYEDKGIPALQEWLAGALVSPWRAETRLIEDDAPTISATLAELVDVAGCDLVLTTGGTGPARRDVTPEATLAVATKEMPGFGEQMRQISLNFVPTAILSRQVAVIRETAGHAALIINLPGQPKSIRETLEGLRDADGKSTVPGIFAAVPYCIDLIGGPYIETDAAVVAAFRPKSAQRAPR, encoded by the coding sequence ATGACGACAACGAAGCCTGACCACCCGGACGCGCTCGTCGTCGGCCTCGTGTCGATCAGCGACCGCGCGAGCACGGGTGTCTACGAGGACAAGGGCATTCCGGCGCTGCAGGAGTGGCTCGCCGGCGCGCTCGTCTCGCCGTGGCGCGCCGAAACGCGCCTGATCGAGGACGATGCACCGACGATCTCCGCCACGCTCGCCGAACTCGTCGACGTCGCAGGGTGCGACCTCGTGCTGACGACGGGCGGCACGGGCCCCGCGCGCCGCGACGTGACGCCCGAGGCCACGCTTGCCGTGGCGACGAAGGAAATGCCGGGATTCGGTGAACAGATGCGGCAGATCAGCCTGAATTTCGTGCCGACCGCGATCCTGTCGCGGCAGGTCGCGGTAATCCGCGAGACGGCCGGCCATGCGGCGCTGATCATCAACCTGCCCGGCCAGCCGAAGTCGATCCGGGAAACGCTCGAAGGGCTGCGCGATGCCGACGGCAAGTCGACCGTGCCCGGCATCTTCGCCGCGGTGCCCTACTGCATCGACCTGATCGGCGGCCCGTACATCGAGACCGACGCCGCGGTGGTCGCGGCGTTCCGGCCGAAAAGCGCGCAGCGCGCGCCGCGCTGA
- the yjgA gene encoding ribosome biogenesis factor YjgA yields MTRKTRIQPIEHPVEDDDNGYDRPSKSQLKREMHALQELGQALVDLPKDALKRMPMPEALSDAVRDARRITDHEGKRRQLQYVGRVMRTLAEDETAALRTALDAQRGVNKAATARLHWIERTREQLLANDDALTEFLRQHPDADIQEGRTLIRNARKETQQGKPPRYFRELFQWIKTASGTPDADDEAPDDAGDDHDDNEA; encoded by the coding sequence ATGACACGCAAAACCCGAATCCAGCCGATCGAGCATCCCGTCGAAGACGACGACAATGGCTACGATCGCCCCAGCAAATCCCAGTTGAAGCGCGAGATGCACGCGCTGCAGGAGCTCGGCCAGGCGCTCGTCGACCTGCCGAAGGACGCGCTCAAGCGCATGCCGATGCCCGAAGCCCTCTCGGACGCCGTTCGCGACGCGCGCCGGATCACCGATCACGAAGGCAAGCGCCGCCAGCTCCAGTACGTCGGCCGCGTGATGCGCACGCTCGCCGAAGACGAGACGGCCGCATTGCGCACCGCGCTCGACGCGCAGCGCGGCGTGAACAAGGCCGCGACGGCCCGCCTGCACTGGATCGAGCGCACGCGCGAACAGCTGCTCGCCAACGACGACGCGCTGACCGAATTCCTGCGCCAGCACCCCGACGCCGACATCCAGGAAGGCCGCACGCTGATCCGCAACGCGCGCAAGGAAACGCAGCAGGGCAAGCCGCCGCGCTATTTCCGCGAGCTGTTCCAGTGGATCAAGACCGCGAGCGGCACGCCCGATGCGGACGACGAAGCACCGGACGACGCCGGAGACGACCATGACGACAACGAAGCCTGA